Proteins from a single region of Hydra vulgaris chromosome 12, alternate assembly HydraT2T_AEP:
- the LOC136087857 gene encoding uncharacterized protein LOC136087857 codes for MNCVSKLHKTVYPDSKIAKEVTCARTKSEEIITSVLSPHSIEITIKDLKNIACFGLATDGSNHGSTKIFPILIQYFDPNKEGVATKFIEIKATPDETAESQATLLTL; via the coding sequence ATGAATTGTGTCAGTAAGCTGCACAAAACTGTATATCCGGATTCAAAAATTGCTAAAGAAGTCACTTGTGCCAGAACAAAATCAGAGGAAATAATTACGTCAGTGTTGTCTCCCCACTCAATTGAGATAACTATAAAGGATCTGAAAAACATTGCCTGTTTTGGATTAGCAACCGATGGCAGTAATCATGGTTCTACCAAAATATTTCCTATTTTAATCCAGTACTTTGATCCAAACAAAGAAGGTGTCGCAACTAAGTTCATTGAAATTAAAGCCACTCCTGATGAGACAGCTGAATCTCAGGCTACATTATTGAcactttaa